The sequence CACCGCGAGCCTGCTGGCGATGGCACTGGCCAGCGAGGGCTGCCCGGCCATCAGCCTGACCGGCAGCCAATGCGGCATCATCACCGACACGAGCCACAGCGACGCGCGCATCCTCGAGGTGCGCGGTGATCGCGTGCGCGAGGCGCTTGCGCGCGGCCAGACGGTGGTCGTCGCCGGCTTCCAGGGCGTGAGCCTGGCGAAGGAGATCACGACACTCGGCCGCGGCGGCTCGGACACGACCGCGGTAGCGCTCGCGGCAGCGTTGGGCGCGGTGCGCTGCGAGATCCTCAAGGATGTCGACGGCGTCATGACCGCCGACCCCACGCGCGTGCCCGACGCGCGCCTGCTGACGCGATTGTCCTGGGACGAGATGGAGAAGATCGCCGCTTCCGGCTGCGGCGTCGTGCACCTGCGCGCGGTCGAGTACGCCGCGCGTCATCGCGTGGAACTGGTCGTGCGTTCGAGCTTCCACGACCGGCCCGGCACGGTGATCGGCGAGCCGCTCGCGACGACCACACCCGAAGGCACGCTTCAACAGCCCACCGCGACGTCCCCCACTCCTGTTCCGGCTGCCGCCGCGCCGGTCACCGCCGCCCACGACCTGCAAGGCCGCTATCGCCCCCTGGCCATGACGGTGAACGCCGCGGCGGCCCGCCTGCGGCTGGTCACGGCCGACAGCACGCTCTCCGCCGCCTGGCGCGAACTGCTGCTCGAGCGCCTGGACCCCGCGAAGACGATTGCCGAATGGCTCGACGTGAGTGACGGATTCCGCTGGGAGATCGTGGCGCCGGCGGCCGCTTTCGGCGACCTGCCCGACCGCCTGCGCGCGCTGGATGCCGCCGGCACGGGGACCGTCGACTGGCAGCCCGGGCTGTCGTGCATCAGCCTGGCCGGCGGCCGCCCCGACAGCTGGCTGCAGGTGCAGCGCCACCTCGAGACGCTGCGCGACCTTGCCGCCGATGCACCGGGTGGACGCTCGTGGCGCCTGCGCGCCGACGGCGCGACGCTCAGGATCCTGCTGGACGGGGCAGAGCCGGGAGACCTGCCGGCACGCCTTCACGCGGCGCTGCTGCCAGGTTGAACTCGCGCTCGAGGTACTCGCGCCAGGGGCCGGGCGGCAGCGTGCGCCCCGCCTCGTGCAGCCATCGCTCGGCCGCTTCCGCGTCGGCCGCCCGCCCGCGGCACAGCACGATGACACGCACCAGGGCCCGCTGGCCCTGGGGGTCGCCGGGGTGCTGCTCGTACAGGCGGCGGTAGACATCCAGGGCTCCCCGGTAGTCGAGCTGCAGTTCCTTGAAGCGCGCCGCCTCGGACATCTCCGCCGGCGAGAGCAGGTCCACAAGACCGGCGCGGCAGGCCTCGTCGTAGACAGCGAGCGCCGCGTCCACGCGCATGTCGGCGCGGTGCAGGTCCCACAGCCGGCGCCAAGCGGCCTTCGCTTCCTGGCGGCGACCGGCCACCATCAGGCTGCGGGCCAGCTCAGCCAGCGCCGGCGCGTCGTCGGGGCGGTCCGCCAGCGCCTCGGTCCAGGCCCCGGCCGCCGCGTGGTAGTGGCCGTCGCGGAAGTAGCGTCGCCCGCGCGCCGCCGCCGCCTCGTTGCGCCCGGCCTTCAACTCGCCCGCCACCAGGCCCACGAACAATCCCAGCGCGAAGCCGCCGAGGTGCGCCCCGAAGCTCACGGTGGCGCCCGTGTCCGACGCCAGCAGCATCTGCGCCACCTGCAGCAGGATCCACAGCGGCACGGCCCACAGCACCGGAATCGGCGTCCGTCCCACCTTGTTCTGCCCGCCGATGGGTGCGAACAGCCACCACGCGATCACGACGCGCGCGCTGTACAGCCTCAGCATGGTCAGGGCCATCAGGCCGGCGATGGCGCCCGAAGCCCCCATCACGCCCAGCCCGCCCTGCCCGAAAAGGTTCAGCGCCGAGGCCAGCCCGTGCGCCAGGTTGCCGCCCACGCCCAGCACCAGCACGAGCCCCAGCAGCGCAGGACGGCCCAGGCGCTCTTCCAGCGGCGGCGCCAGCACATGGAGGTACAGGAGATTGCCCAGCAGGTGCAGCCAGGAGCCGTGCAGGAAGATGGCGGTCGCCACCGTCCACGCCCGGCTGTTGCCGGGAAAAAAGACCCAGTCCCAGGGGTCCGCGCCGGTCAGCGGCGCACCCCAGCGCTGCCACAGGTAGACAACCGTGAGCAACGCCATCAGCGCCCAGGTCAACACCGGGCGTCGCCGCAGCGGGCGGTCCAGGCCAAGGGGAAAGAAGTAGAAGAAGTACATCCGACCATCCCGCGCAGGCCACGGCCCCGGTCCGGGTCGAAAGGACCCTGACCAACCGCCTCAGGCATCGGCCGCCGGGAAAAGGACTTGAACCGCGGGATTGAGAAATCGCCTGAACCGGCGCCGGGGCGCCGCGGTCCCCCTCAGGAGACCGCGACGACCGGCTGGTCGCTGACGATGCGGCCGTCCGCCAGACGCACGATGCGGCGGGTACGGGCGGCGATGTCGGGCTCGTGGGTCACCAGGACGATGGTGTGGCCGGCGTCGTTCAGGCCGCCGAGGATGCCCATGATCTCGTCCGAGGTGGTCGAGTCCAGGTTGCCGGTGGGCTCGTCGGCCAGGATGAGCGACGGGTTGTTGACCAGGGCCCGGGCGATGGCCACGCGCTGCCGCTGGCCGCCCGAGAGCTCGTTGGGCTTGTGTGTGGCGCGGTCGGTCAGGCCCACCGCCCGGATGGCCTCGATGACGCGCGGCTGCCGCTCGGCCGCCTTGATCCCGGCATAGACCAGCGGCAGCTCGACGTTCTGGGCGGCCGTGCTGCGCGGCAGCAGGTTGAAGGTCTGGAACACGAACCCGATCTCGCGATTGCGGATGTCCGCGAGCTGGTCGTCGGTCAGCGTGCTGACCTCGACCCCGTTCAGCCGGTACGAACCGCTCGTGGGCGTGTCGAGGCAGCCGAGCATGTTCATCAGCGTGGACTTGCCGGAACCGCTGGTCCCCATGATGGCCACGTACTCGCCGCGCTTGATCTGCATGTCCACACCACGCACCGCAGGCACCGACTGCGTGCCCACGGTGTAGGTCTTGACCAGTTCGCGCACATCGATGAGGACATCGGCAACGGCGTCGGCCATCTCAGTTCCCCGTTTCCGCATTGCGACGACCGAGGGCCCGGTCCAGGCTCGAACGCGCGATCACGAAGTCGACCTTCGCTTGCACTTCCTGGGCCCGGGCGGTGGTCAGATTGACCTGTGCCACGATCACGTCCAGGGCCGTGCCCGCGCCAACCCGGAAGCGTTCCTGCGCCAGGCGCAGGCCTTCTTCCGCCTGCACGATGGTCTCGCGGCTGACATCGGCGCGCTCCCGCGCCTCGACCAGCGCGTTGTGCAGTTGCCGGATCTCGACCTGTGCGTTGAGCCTCGCCTGCTCCAGCTGGTACTCGGCGATGCGCGCACTCGCCTTGGCGCGCGAGATGCCGCTGTAGGTCTGCAGGCGGTCGAAGATGTTCCAGGAGACCGCATAGCCGTAGGAAGTCGACGACGAGATCTGGGCGCCGAACTTGAACGGCGACTCGTTGTTGTCGCGACCGTAGTTGCCATACACGTCCACCTGCGGGAACAGGCTGCCGCGGGCCGCCTTGACGTCCTGCCGGCGCGCCTCGAGGGCCAGTTCGCTGCTCTGCAGATCCAGCCGGTTGCGCAGGGCCTCGGCGTACAATTCGGTCACGTCGGCCACCGCGAAGTCGGTCTCCAGCACGGTGGGATCGACCGCGAACGAGCCCTGCAGCGGCAGGTTCATCGCATAGGCGAGGTCGGCCTGGCCCTTCTTGATGGAGTTCTCGGCGACGACCACGTCCAGCTTCGTGTTGCCCAGCTGCACCCGCTGCTGCAGCACGTCGCTCTTCGCCGCGCTGCCCAGCCGGAAGTACGTCTCGGTACGTTCCAGTTCGCGCGCAGCCTGCTCCTGCGCCTCACGCGCCACTTCAGCCAGCTTCTCGTAGCGCACCAGGTTGTAGTACGCCGCCACCACGTCCTCGACCACCCGCTCGCGCGTGTAGCCGACCGTGGCGTCGGCCGCCCCGAGGCTGTTCTTTGCGCTGCGCAGGTTGCCGTACTTGGCGAAACCGTCGAAGACGTTCAGCGTGGCCCGGCCCCCGAGCGACTTGTAGGTGGCGCTCACGGTCTCGTCCGCGATCTCGCCGCTGGGCACCTGCGTCGGGAACAGCACCGAGATTCCCGGATCGGTGGTCGGGATCGAATAGGTGCCGGCCTGGGACTGCGCCACGTCGAAGTCGGTGCGCTCGCTCTTCTGCCAGTTGTAGGAGAGCGAGAGGTTCGGCAGGAACGCACCCTTGGCCCCGCGCACGTTCTGCGCGGCGATCTCGCGCTGCTGCGCGCTGATCTGCAGGGTCGGGCTGCCGGCCAGGGCCTGCCGGATGCACTCGTCAAGCGTCAGGACAGGCACCGGCGCCGCCGCCTGGTCCTGCGCCGCGGCCACACCGGCCAGCGCCGCCACAACCAGCCATCCCATCACTGCGGTGGCCATCATGCGACCGGTCCGCCGGCCATCCCTCGCCGTACGCGAAACGCTCATGGAATCTCTCCCTGCCGAGTTGCCGAAAAATGGGGCCGCCGGGTGCCGCCGGAGGCCTCGATTGCCGCCGGGACCCGGGCCGGGCCATGATAGGACCACTGCCGCCTGAAGCCAAACCCGAATCCGGCTCCAACTGCTGGCCAACCTGTTCTATACGCTTGGGGCCGCCGGCGGTTGCACGGAACGGACACCCAACGCCCGGGGCGGCCGAAGCCAGCGCCGGACAGGCCCCACCCGCCGGAACAGGAAACGGGCCGCGGCAAAGAGTACGGGCCGTCAGTAAACGAATGTCCCCAAACGAAACAGGCCGCGCCTTGCAAGACGCGGCCCGTTCGTGAAGGTTCCCTCCCGCCGGGGCGGGATCAGTTCAGCCGGAACGAGAAGGGCAGGGCCATCCAGGCCTTCACCGGGATGTTCCGCTGCTTGCCCGGGATGAACTTGCAGCGCTTGGCAGCCTCGATCGCGGCCTTGTTCAGCAGCGGATTGACGCCCGAGATGATGATGGCGTCCTTCACCGTGCCGTCCGGCCCCACGAGCACCTTGACCATGACCGTTCCCTCGAGCTGCGCGCGACGCGCCATCTCCGGGTACTCGGGCTTGGCCCACTGCAGGATCTTCGGGTTCTCGGACGAGGCCACGAAGCCCTCGTCACCCACCGGGCCGAAGCTCGGCATCGACGAACTGATCGCCTCGTCGAGGTCCATCAGCGTCTCGGCGATATCCACGTCCTCGGCCACTTCGTCATCCGGG comes from bacterium and encodes:
- a CDS encoding TolC family protein; protein product: MSVSRTARDGRRTGRMMATAVMGWLVVAALAGVAAAQDQAAAPVPVLTLDECIRQALAGSPTLQISAQQREIAAQNVRGAKGAFLPNLSLSYNWQKSERTDFDVAQSQAGTYSIPTTDPGISVLFPTQVPSGEIADETVSATYKSLGGRATLNVFDGFAKYGNLRSAKNSLGAADATVGYTRERVVEDVVAAYYNLVRYEKLAEVAREAQEQAARELERTETYFRLGSAAKSDVLQQRVQLGNTKLDVVVAENSIKKGQADLAYAMNLPLQGSFAVDPTVLETDFAVADVTELYAEALRNRLDLQSSELALEARRQDVKAARGSLFPQVDVYGNYGRDNNESPFKFGAQISSSTSYGYAVSWNIFDRLQTYSGISRAKASARIAEYQLEQARLNAQVEIRQLHNALVEARERADVSRETIVQAEEGLRLAQERFRVGAGTALDVIVAQVNLTTARAQEVQAKVDFVIARSSLDRALGRRNAETGN
- a CDS encoding ABC transporter ATP-binding protein, with product MADAVADVLIDVRELVKTYTVGTQSVPAVRGVDMQIKRGEYVAIMGTSGSGKSTLMNMLGCLDTPTSGSYRLNGVEVSTLTDDQLADIRNREIGFVFQTFNLLPRSTAAQNVELPLVYAGIKAAERQPRVIEAIRAVGLTDRATHKPNELSGGQRQRVAIARALVNNPSLILADEPTGNLDSTTSDEIMGILGGLNDAGHTIVLVTHEPDIAARTRRIVRLADGRIVSDQPVVAVS
- a CDS encoding rhomboid family intramembrane serine protease, translated to MYFFYFFPLGLDRPLRRRPVLTWALMALLTVVYLWQRWGAPLTGADPWDWVFFPGNSRAWTVATAIFLHGSWLHLLGNLLYLHVLAPPLEERLGRPALLGLVLVLGVGGNLAHGLASALNLFGQGGLGVMGASGAIAGLMALTMLRLYSARVVIAWWLFAPIGGQNKVGRTPIPVLWAVPLWILLQVAQMLLASDTGATVSFGAHLGGFALGLFVGLVAGELKAGRNEAAAARGRRYFRDGHYHAAAGAWTEALADRPDDAPALAELARSLMVAGRRQEAKAAWRRLWDLHRADMRVDAALAVYDEACRAGLVDLLSPAEMSEAARFKELQLDYRGALDVYRRLYEQHPGDPQGQRALVRVIVLCRGRAADAEAAERWLHEAGRTLPPGPWREYLEREFNLAAAPREGVPAGLPALPRPAGS
- a CDS encoding aspartate kinase, with the protein product MLVRKYGGSSLATVERLKAVAADLRRARDRGHRLVVVVSAMGDTTDDLLELARQASDEPPRRELDMLLSVGERITASLLAMALASEGCPAISLTGSQCGIITDTSHSDARILEVRGDRVREALARGQTVVVAGFQGVSLAKEITTLGRGGSDTTAVALAAALGAVRCEILKDVDGVMTADPTRVPDARLLTRLSWDEMEKIAASGCGVVHLRAVEYAARHRVELVVRSSFHDRPGTVIGEPLATTTPEGTLQQPTATSPTPVPAAAAPVTAAHDLQGRYRPLAMTVNAAAARLRLVTADSTLSAAWRELLLERLDPAKTIAEWLDVSDGFRWEIVAPAAAFGDLPDRLRALDAAGTGTVDWQPGLSCISLAGGRPDSWLQVQRHLETLRDLAADAPGGRSWRLRADGATLRILLDGAEPGDLPARLHAALLPG
- a CDS encoding energy transducer TonB; this encodes MTTAPMPDVLQMSANARFKAEYGRTLRWSALVTVVLMLLIALLIPDYVPNPYKLRQEEFEAIDIDQQEAVDIPPPPVEAPPPPKVIEAAPDDEVAEDVDIAETLMDLDEAISSSMPSFGPVGDEGFVASSENPKILQWAKPEYPEMARRAQLEGTVMVKVLVGPDGTVKDAIIISGVNPLLNKAAIEAAKRCKFIPGKQRNIPVKAWMALPFSFRLN